Sequence from the Candidatus Hydrogenedentota bacterium genome:
GAAATGACACGTTGCGCCGAAAGGGAGAAATCGCAAAGCCGTGCCTGGAATGAACGAAGCCGACACATGCCGCGTTCTGATCACCCCGGCCCTGCAAAAAGCGGGCTGGGGCGACCCTGTCTGGCGCATGGCCGAGCAGCACTATTTCACCGACGGCCAGATTGTTCTCGTAGGCGACGGGCACAGACGGCAGAAGGGCAAGAAGTCCGATTACCTGCTCCGCTATGAAGAGTCATTCCCGATCGCCGTGGTCGAAGCCAAGTCAGAAGACCTCGAACCCGGTGCCGGGCTTCAACAGGCCAAGGACTACGCGCAGATTCTCGGCCTGTCGTTCGCCTACTCCACCAACGGGCACGGCATCGAAGAATGGGATTTCACATCCAATACCCAGCGTAGCCTTGAAGCCTACCCGTCGCCTGCGGAACTCTGGCAACGTCTTTGCGCGGCCAAAGCCCTTGACGCCGAGCAACCCGCCAATCCCCTGCTTGCACCCTACTGCGCCAAGGGCGGCAAACTCCCCCGCTATTATCAGGAAGTCGCCATCAACCGCGCCATTGAAGCGATTTTGAAAGGACAGAAGCACGTCCTGATCAATCTCGCCACGGGAACCGGCAAAACGGTTATCGCCTTTCAGACGGCCTGGAAGCTCTTTCACGCGAAATGGAACACCTCCGCACAGGACCGCCACCCCCGCGTTCTCTTTCTGGCCGACCGCAACTTTTTGCGCGATCAGGCCTACAACACCTTCGAGCCGTTCGAGGGCGAACGCGACATCATCGCCGAAGGCCAGGCTCCCAAGAACCGCTCCATTTATTTCAGCATCTATCAGGCGATGTTCTCCGGCGTGGATGGCAAACGC
This genomic interval carries:
- a CDS encoding DEAD/DEAH box helicase family protein, which translates into the protein MPGMNEADTCRVLITPALQKAGWGDPVWRMAEQHYFTDGQIVLVGDGHRRQKGKKSDYLLRYEESFPIAVVEAKSEDLEPGAGLQQAKDYAQILGLSFAYSTNGHGIEEWDFTSNTQRSLEAYPSPAELWQRLCAAKALDAEQPANPLLAPYCAKGGKLPRYYQEVAINRAIEAILKGQKHVLINLATGTGKTVIAFQTAWKLFHAKWNTSAQDRHPRVLFLADRNFLRDQAYNTFEPFEGERDIIAEGQAPKNRSIYFSIYQAMFSGVDGKRLFHQYPRDFFDLIVIDECHRSGFGTWNAILKHFDSAVQLGMTATPKRTENIDTYKYFGDPVFTYSLGQGIDDGFLATYKIHRAETNYVRDGLVLEEAAKYGAVVEVPPDLEPKDQYDMPEFERKITMPDHVRKLCEHMDKLMRRFGRMEKTMVFCVNMDHALQVTEELNRLNTDLNQSEYAVRIVSEEGATGKALLERFQDTEKQVPVIATTVD